In a single window of the Candidatus Binatia bacterium genome:
- a CDS encoding PASTA domain-containing protein: MWFGREIYDFLLPSASTVTVPSFVGQTLGDANAEIARLRLTSAVADHTTSDRYPKDVVIMQRPDAGDQVREGRQISFVISDGIIAHLMPDLRYQSMREVELDLSQAHLQLGKVTYAKSDVIPEGHVISQDPAPLVNVHQGDLISLVLSHGGKPTISVPSFVGLTIDQARQLAADSGIKLGQIVWTPLGRSAPPHGMVARQMPPPKAKIASFDPVALQVSAGPNESGYILRQVRVLVSVPAPQMSTAQQQLDVRLAMTDATGQYDLYHAFAEPGQKLDFTVTALGTSVLDMYVNGTLVGETRLGTEPARIYANPSPSPTP, from the coding sequence GTGTGGTTTGGCAGAGAGATCTACGATTTTCTTCTCCCGTCGGCATCCACGGTGACGGTGCCGTCGTTCGTCGGCCAAACGCTTGGCGACGCAAACGCCGAGATCGCGCGCCTGCGCCTCACGTCGGCGGTCGCCGATCATACGACGAGCGACCGCTATCCGAAAGACGTCGTGATCATGCAGCGCCCCGACGCCGGCGATCAGGTGCGTGAGGGACGCCAGATCTCGTTCGTCATCAGCGACGGCATCATCGCGCACTTGATGCCCGATCTGCGCTATCAGTCGATGCGCGAGGTCGAGCTCGATCTCTCGCAAGCGCACTTGCAGCTCGGCAAGGTGACGTACGCGAAGAGCGACGTGATTCCCGAGGGCCACGTGATCTCCCAGGATCCCGCGCCGCTCGTCAACGTCCATCAAGGCGATCTGATCTCGCTCGTTCTCAGCCACGGCGGAAAGCCCACGATCTCGGTGCCGAGTTTCGTTGGGCTCACGATCGATCAGGCGCGCCAGCTCGCCGCCGATTCAGGCATCAAGCTCGGCCAGATCGTCTGGACGCCGCTGGGCCGCAGCGCGCCGCCGCACGGCATGGTCGCCCGGCAGATGCCGCCGCCGAAGGCAAAGATCGCCTCGTTCGATCCGGTTGCGCTCCAAGTGAGCGCGGGTCCGAACGAATCCGGCTACATCCTGCGGCAGGTTCGCGTGCTCGTTTCGGTGCCGGCGCCGCAGATGTCGACCGCGCAGCAACAGCTCGACGTGCGCTTAGCGATGACCGATGCGACCGGGCAGTACGATCTCTACCACGCCTTCGCCGAACCGGGACAGAAGCTCGATTTCACCGTCACCGCGCTCGGAACGTCCGTGCTCGACATGTACGTCAACGGAACGCTCGTCGGTGAGACGCGCCTCGGCACGGAGCCGGCGCGCATCTACGCCAACCCGTCGCCCTCCCCAACGCCTTAG
- the rpe gene encoding ribulose-phosphate 3-epimerase, with translation MTLLAPSLLSADFARIADQIASVETGGADYLHLDVMDGRFVPNLTWGPKIVGDLRPLSPLVFDAHLMIVEPERYVDEFRAAGCDRITFHLEATCHAQRLLVHLREIGAKAGIALCPQTPVELLQDVIEDCDTVLVMSVNPGFSGQKFIARSFDKIREARSLIDRRNPACLIEVDGGAGRENARALVEAGADILVMGSAVFGAPDPGAELRAIRALLA, from the coding sequence GTGACGCTTCTGGCCCCGTCGTTGCTCTCGGCCGATTTCGCGCGCATCGCCGACCAGATCGCGAGCGTCGAGACGGGCGGCGCGGACTACCTGCACCTCGACGTCATGGACGGACGCTTCGTTCCGAACCTCACCTGGGGACCGAAGATCGTCGGCGACCTGCGCCCGCTCTCGCCGCTCGTTTTCGACGCGCATCTGATGATCGTCGAGCCCGAGCGCTACGTGGACGAGTTTCGCGCCGCCGGTTGCGATCGGATCACGTTCCATCTCGAGGCGACGTGCCACGCGCAGCGGCTGCTCGTCCATCTTCGCGAGATCGGCGCGAAGGCCGGCATCGCGCTCTGTCCCCAAACGCCGGTCGAGTTGCTGCAGGACGTCATCGAGGATTGCGACACCGTCCTCGTCATGAGCGTGAACCCCGGATTCTCGGGACAGAAGTTCATCGCGCGATCGTTTGACAAAATCCGCGAGGCGCGCTCGCTGATCGACCGCCGCAATCCCGCGTGCCTCATCGAAGTCGACGGCGGCGCCGGCAGGGAGAACGCCCGCGCGCTCGTCGAGGCCGGTGCGGATATATTGGTGATGGGCTCGGCCGTCTTCGGCGCGCCGGATCCGGGAGCGGAGTTGCGCGCGATTCGCGCGCTCCTGGCGTGA
- a CDS encoding YebC/PmpR family DNA-binding transcriptional regulator, translating into MSGHSKWHNIKLKKGKVDAQRGALFTKLSKEIILAAKGGSSDPEANYRLKMAVEKAREFNMPQENIKRAIARSSGQNERDIEEIRYEGYGPHGLAVVVDAATDNRNRTAGELRFLFSRHEGNLGESGSVAWMFDPVGIVELDPAGKSEEALMDEALVDGVVDIEYDEDLSTIYTEPVKLAEVRDELRAAGAKISDAYLGMRPKNKIELQGAALTAGLAFLDALEEHEDVARLFSNLDFDRVPAEALA; encoded by the coding sequence ATGTCGGGACACTCGAAGTGGCATAACATCAAGCTGAAGAAGGGCAAAGTAGATGCCCAGCGCGGCGCGCTCTTCACGAAGCTCAGCAAAGAGATCATCCTCGCGGCGAAGGGCGGCTCGTCCGATCCCGAGGCGAATTACCGCCTGAAGATGGCGGTCGAGAAAGCCCGCGAGTTCAACATGCCGCAGGAGAACATCAAGCGCGCGATCGCGCGCAGCTCCGGGCAGAACGAACGCGATATCGAGGAGATTCGCTACGAAGGCTACGGTCCGCACGGCCTTGCGGTCGTGGTCGATGCGGCGACCGACAATCGCAACCGGACCGCCGGCGAGCTGCGCTTTCTCTTCAGCCGGCACGAAGGGAATCTCGGCGAGAGCGGGAGCGTCGCGTGGATGTTCGACCCGGTCGGCATCGTCGAGCTCGATCCGGCCGGAAAATCCGAAGAGGCCCTGATGGACGAAGCGCTCGTCGACGGCGTCGTGGACATCGAGTACGACGAAGACCTCTCGACGATCTACACCGAGCCGGTAAAGCTCGCGGAAGTGCGCGACGAGCTTCGCGCTGCCGGGGCGAAGATCTCCGACGCGTATCTCGGCATGCGTCCGAAGAACAAGATCGAGCTGCAGGGCGCGGCGCTGACCGCGGGGCTGGCGTTCCTCGACGCGCTCGAGGAGCACGAAGACGTCGCGCGCCTCTTTAGCAACCTCGATTTCGATCGCGTGCCCGCGGAGGCGCTCGCCTGA